In Dolichospermum flos-aquae CCAP 1403/13F, the following proteins share a genomic window:
- a CDS encoding endonuclease MutS2, translated as MIQSETLELLEWPRLCQHLSTFAATKLGAIVARDLPIPETQVESEQLLAQTKEVYELESRLHPGLSFEGIQDIGDSLERAILQSILPGEELLAIATTLAGTRNLRRVIDNQENVPVLNDLVSQLRTYPELEQEIHRCIDERGEVTDRASQKMGEIRVELRKIRSQITQKLQNIIQAKSGAIQEQLITQRSDRFVIPVKAPQKDAIPGIVHDTSTSGATLYIEPSSVVPLGNQLRQIFRKEQTEAEAIRRTLTEKVAAVTPDLERLLAIVTTLDLAVAKARYSLWIGSNPPRFINRQDNEIITLRNLRHPLLVWQQQHEQGNPVIPVDLLISPQIRVVTITGPNTGGKTVTLKTLGLAAIMAKVGLFVPAREPVEMPWFSQVLADIGDEQSLQQSLSTFSGHIRRISRILEALAEKGVRSQESGVRRKKEEEEEVRRKEEEEEEKEKIKLPVPSPQSLVLLDEVGAGTDPVEGSALAIALLKYLANHTQLTMASTHFGELKALKYENPQFENASVEFNETTLSPTYRLLWGIPGRSNALSIALRLGLKPEVVAAAKTQVGEATDEVNQVIAGLEAQRRHQETKAAEAQKLLRQAERLYKEVSDKAAALEAREKDLRASQEIAVQQAITQAKGEIAQVIRRLQKGTPNAQDAQQATASLSQIAQKYEPAPPPKPKAGFMPKVGDRVRIPKLGQTAEVLTIPDADGNFAIRFGIMKMTVQLQDIESLDGQKPEPIVKAKPAPAVVTPPPAPAIRTSQNTVDLRGKRVADGEYILDKAISEAAGPLWIIHGHGTGKLKQGVHAFLQQHPRITHYEPAAQADGGSGVTIAHI; from the coding sequence TTGATTCAATCTGAAACCTTAGAATTACTAGAGTGGCCTCGCTTGTGCCAGCACCTTTCCACCTTTGCGGCAACTAAGCTAGGGGCAATAGTTGCGCGTGACTTGCCGATTCCTGAAACCCAGGTAGAAAGTGAACAGTTATTAGCGCAAACCAAAGAAGTTTACGAACTGGAAAGTCGTTTACATCCAGGATTATCCTTTGAAGGAATCCAAGATATCGGTGATTCCCTAGAACGGGCAATACTTCAAAGTATTTTACCTGGAGAGGAACTATTAGCGATCGCTACCACCCTGGCAGGGACAAGAAATTTACGCCGTGTCATTGATAATCAAGAAAATGTCCCAGTTTTAAACGATTTAGTTTCCCAATTACGGACGTACCCAGAATTAGAACAGGAAATCCACCGTTGTATTGATGAACGGGGAGAAGTAACTGATCGCGCTAGTCAGAAAATGGGGGAAATTCGGGTAGAATTGCGGAAAATCCGCAGCCAAATTACTCAAAAACTCCAAAATATTATCCAAGCAAAATCGGGAGCAATTCAAGAACAGTTAATTACCCAAAGAAGCGATCGCTTTGTCATCCCCGTCAAAGCCCCCCAAAAGGACGCAATTCCCGGCATTGTTCATGACACCTCCACCAGTGGCGCAACCCTGTATATAGAGCCTAGCAGTGTCGTTCCCTTGGGTAATCAACTGCGGCAAATCTTCAGAAAAGAGCAAACCGAAGCCGAAGCCATTCGTCGGACTTTGACGGAGAAAGTAGCCGCAGTTACCCCAGATTTAGAAAGGTTATTAGCCATTGTCACCACCTTAGATCTAGCAGTTGCGAAAGCTCGTTATAGTCTGTGGATAGGTTCTAACCCCCCGCGCTTTATCAATCGCCAAGACAATGAAATTATCACCTTGCGAAATCTGCGCCACCCGTTATTAGTATGGCAACAGCAGCACGAACAAGGAAATCCCGTCATTCCGGTAGATTTGCTGATCAGTCCCCAAATTCGGGTAGTCACCATCACCGGACCAAATACAGGTGGAAAAACGGTAACTTTAAAAACCTTGGGATTAGCGGCTATCATGGCGAAAGTGGGTTTATTTGTTCCTGCCCGTGAACCCGTAGAAATGCCGTGGTTTTCGCAAGTTTTAGCAGATATTGGCGATGAACAATCTTTACAACAGAGTTTATCCACGTTTTCAGGACATATTCGCCGCATTAGTCGAATATTAGAAGCATTGGCGGAGAAAGGAGTCAGGAGTCAGGAGTCAGGAGTCAGGAGAAAGAAAGAAGAAGAGGAAGAAGTCAGGAGAAAGGAAGAGGAAGAGGAAGAAAAAGAAAAAATAAAACTACCAGTCCCCAGTCCCCAGTCCCTCGTATTACTGGATGAAGTTGGTGCAGGCACAGATCCGGTTGAGGGTAGTGCATTAGCGATCGCTTTACTTAAATATCTCGCCAATCATACCCAGCTAACAATGGCTAGTACCCACTTTGGCGAACTCAAAGCCTTAAAATATGAAAATCCTCAGTTTGAAAATGCTTCCGTAGAATTTAACGAAACCACCCTTTCACCCACTTATCGGCTATTGTGGGGGATTCCTGGACGTTCCAACGCCTTGAGTATTGCCTTGCGTTTAGGGTTAAAACCAGAAGTAGTAGCAGCAGCTAAAACTCAGGTTGGAGAAGCCACAGACGAGGTAAATCAAGTCATTGCAGGTTTAGAAGCCCAACGTCGCCACCAAGAAACCAAAGCCGCAGAAGCCCAAAAATTATTACGTCAAGCCGAACGATTATATAAAGAAGTTTCTGACAAAGCCGCTGCTTTAGAAGCCAGAGAAAAAGATTTACGGGCTTCCCAAGAAATTGCCGTTCAACAAGCAATTACCCAAGCCAAAGGCGAAATTGCCCAAGTTATCCGCCGCTTGCAAAAAGGCACACCTAACGCCCAAGATGCCCAACAAGCTACCGCATCCCTAAGTCAAATTGCTCAAAAATATGAGCCAGCCCCGCCACCTAAACCTAAAGCTGGGTTTATGCCCAAAGTCGGCGATCGCGTGCGAATTCCCAAATTAGGGCAAACCGCCGAAGTCTTAACAATTCCTGATGCTGACGGCAATTTCGCCATCCGTTTTGGCATCATGAAAATGACAGTCCAACTCCAAGATATAGAATCATTAGATGGACAAAAACCCGAACCCATAGTTAAAGCAAAACCAGCCCCAGCCGTAGTTACACCACCACCAGCCCCAGCCATTCGCACCTCTCAAAATACTGTAGATTTGCGCGGAAAACGCGTAGCTGATGGCGAATATATCTTAGACAAAGCCATTTCTGAAGCCGCTGGACCCCTATGGATTATTCATGGACACGGTACTGGCAAACTAAAGCAAGGAGTTCACGCTTTCTTACAACAACATCCCAGAATTACCCATTACGAACCAGCAGCACAAGCCGATGGTGGTAGTGGTGTCACTATTGCTCATATCTAA
- a CDS encoding DUF3038 domain-containing protein yields MLKVMHSTANSTIPKSAWEDLSQLPASNTIQWENIKTQLDLVLLALETLTGIGSEAMLSAAVSLDLESKVPDRVALWRLRQSNPLRKSQGGRKKLDVEEARSLVLIICYLAKQHQELIRRAVGLLEQMTANKQQPHQTALLGDYIDSFCNTYQERMEEEEATPGDILTHLALKLLINLLFYSAAGGHRRLWLALIDLSTK; encoded by the coding sequence ATGCTAAAAGTTATGCACTCAACCGCTAATTCCACTATACCAAAATCAGCTTGGGAGGATTTAAGTCAACTCCCAGCCTCGAATACAATTCAATGGGAAAATATCAAAACTCAGTTAGATTTAGTGCTATTAGCCCTAGAGACCTTAACTGGCATTGGTTCAGAGGCAATGCTATCAGCCGCAGTTAGTCTGGATTTAGAATCAAAAGTACCAGATCGGGTAGCCCTGTGGCGATTGCGGCAATCGAATCCCCTTCGCAAAAGTCAAGGAGGACGAAAAAAATTAGATGTAGAAGAAGCGCGATCGCTAGTTTTAATTATCTGTTATCTCGCCAAGCAGCACCAGGAATTAATTCGCCGGGCTGTCGGTTTATTAGAGCAGATGACAGCAAATAAGCAACAACCTCACCAAACTGCGTTATTGGGAGATTATATAGATAGTTTTTGTAATACTTACCAAGAACGCATGGAAGAGGAAGAAGCCACTCCTGGGGATATACTTACCCACCTAGCCCTAAAACTGTTAATAAATTTACTCTTTTATAGTGCCGCCGGTGGACACCGTCGTTTGTGGTTAGCACTCATAGACCTTTCCACAAAATAA
- a CDS encoding DUF4335 domain-containing protein — protein MSLSNPVIRRYTPPTCTLEIWAENSPLSRWTDKTIINDPSFRLQFDDPQLPEAQKIIIQGDHQQLEVLCNIVTTYVQKLLQQSAEDFSITLAGNDYPHTGSEAAPESPDIPPSAFPTQNLRSFNTQIPQTKVYLESSSNLTHKLFFGDLANQTSGQVIKLSLLQLFDLATALDEYTSDMIVLPTTSSQTVRQNLPKWAPIAAVLVLAAGLTPFTWQYANNIQKNRQRIAKNSSESVKPVDIEPSVQDTTATPPLPLITPQPQLIPPLTNFSTPLPPLSVPNTTIPGTPTTTSQPALTKPSNTSSYPIPRQILDSPKVAKAIPNSSSILAKKGMNTPKSQNLPSNISPPSQSVATIPNNSFSNLPNIIPTPFAPELPQDTVGIATPDQRSPEENKENLIRKLRTATKTTSGTQVTNNKTLFDTPQVAEAREYLNKRWQPPTGLSQALEYSLTLGIDGTIEKILPLNKVAREYIDSSGIPQIGKPFVSTNKSGQNLRIRVILNPDSKVQTFPETP, from the coding sequence ATGTCTCTATCAAATCCTGTCATTCGTCGCTATACCCCCCCCACTTGCACACTAGAAATCTGGGCGGAAAACTCCCCTTTGTCCCGGTGGACAGACAAAACTATTATTAATGATCCTAGTTTTCGTCTGCAATTTGATGATCCACAACTACCAGAAGCACAGAAAATTATCATCCAGGGTGATCACCAGCAGCTAGAAGTTTTATGTAATATTGTTACTACTTACGTTCAAAAGCTGCTGCAACAATCTGCCGAAGATTTTAGTATCACTTTAGCAGGTAATGATTATCCCCATACAGGATCAGAAGCAGCTCCAGAATCGCCCGATATTCCCCCGTCTGCCTTTCCTACCCAAAATTTACGATCCTTTAACACTCAAATTCCCCAAACGAAAGTTTATTTAGAATCTAGTAGTAATTTAACTCACAAACTCTTTTTTGGTGATCTTGCTAACCAGACATCTGGACAGGTAATTAAACTGAGTTTACTACAACTATTTGATTTAGCAACAGCTTTAGATGAATACACATCTGATATGATTGTTTTACCAACTACTAGTAGTCAAACTGTCAGGCAGAATCTACCTAAGTGGGCCCCTATAGCCGCAGTTTTGGTATTAGCAGCCGGTTTAACACCATTTACCTGGCAATATGCCAACAATATTCAGAAAAATCGGCAGAGAATAGCTAAAAATAGTTCTGAGTCCGTCAAACCAGTGGACATAGAACCTTCTGTACAAGACACTACAGCAACGCCGCCACTTCCTTTAATCACGCCTCAACCCCAACTGATACCACCACTTACTAACTTTAGTACGCCCTTACCGCCGCTTTCCGTTCCTAATACAACTATCCCTGGGACACCAACCACAACATCTCAGCCGGCATTAACCAAACCATCCAATACTTCTTCCTATCCTATTCCTCGACAAATTCTTGATAGCCCGAAAGTAGCAAAAGCCATACCAAATTCTTCAAGTATTCTGGCTAAAAAAGGCATGAATACCCCTAAATCTCAGAATTTGCCATCTAATATTTCCCCACCATCTCAGTCTGTTGCCACTATCCCCAACAATAGTTTTAGTAATCTTCCTAACATAATTCCCACTCCTTTTGCTCCGGAATTACCGCAGGATACTGTAGGTATCGCTACGCCAGATCAGCGATCTCCAGAGGAAAATAAAGAGAATTTAATTAGGAAATTAAGAACTGCAACTAAAACTACGTCAGGTACACAAGTTACTAATAATAAGACTTTATTTGATACACCTCAAGTAGCAGAAGCGAGAGAATACCTCAACAAACGTTGGCAACCACCAACTGGACTCTCTCAAGCCTTAGAATATAGTTTAACATTGGGTATTGATGGTACAATTGAAAAGATTTTGCCCTTAAATAAAGTTGCCAGAGAATACATTGATAGTAGTGGCATTCCCCAAATTGGGAAACCTTTTGTTTCTACTAATAAATCTGGGCAAAACTTGAGAATACGAGTTATTCTCAATCCTGATAGTAAAGTGCAAACATTTCCAGAAACACCATAG
- a CDS encoding glycosyltransferase family 2 protein has protein sequence MPSINFDPKPTISIILCTYNRAKYLNDCINSVLQQTFQDFELIVVDDGSQDHTFEIVNSYLQKFNNIRYLKHQNRKAAYARNAGIQASFGNYITFIDSDDTYKPHHLESRLEFMQANPEIDLIEGGCEIEEEFSVPDYFQPDQTINIRECVVGATFFGKRPMFFELKGFNNIPYGEDADLWERAEKIFKTHKIKEPETYIYTRVEDSTTKIFLDKMSSSN, from the coding sequence ATGCCTAGTATAAATTTTGACCCTAAGCCGACAATCTCGATTATTTTATGTACCTACAATCGAGCAAAATACTTAAACGACTGCATAAATAGCGTCCTTCAACAAACTTTTCAGGATTTTGAATTAATTGTAGTGGATGATGGTAGCCAAGATCATACTTTTGAAATTGTCAATAGTTACTTACAAAAATTTAATAATATCCGTTATCTTAAACATCAAAATCGGAAAGCCGCTTACGCCAGAAATGCGGGTATTCAAGCATCCTTTGGTAACTATATCACGTTTATTGACAGTGACGATACCTATAAACCCCATCATCTAGAGTCGCGGCTGGAATTTATGCAAGCTAATCCAGAGATTGATTTGATTGAAGGTGGATGTGAAATTGAGGAGGAATTTTCTGTTCCTGATTATTTTCAACCTGATCAAACAATTAATATTAGAGAATGCGTTGTCGGTGCTACATTTTTTGGAAAAAGACCGATGTTTTTTGAATTAAAGGGATTTAATAATATTCCCTATGGCGAGGATGCAGATTTATGGGAGCGTGCCGAAAAAATCTTCAAAACTCACAAAATCAAAGAGCCGGAAACTTATATTTATACGAGAGTAGAAGATAGTACCACCAAGATTTTCCTAGATAAAATGTCCTCTTCTAATTAA
- a CDS encoding glycosyltransferase family 2 protein produces MNQNQLIQQELNPQITVVMPVYNGEKYLDTAIKSILNQTFTNFEFVIVDDASTDSSVRIINSYKDKRIKLIQNNVNLGIPTTRNKCLQESSGEYIAVLDCDDYAYPSRLAEQFEFMENNPDFGMVGSWVELMDDHDNLTGEVWNEEEPDQKIPCRLLFHNYFAHSAVLMRRSAINAVEINGEVYRKDYPNAQDYDLWVRISKKFKVWNLPKVLIKYRVHSHCISLKAANLVEKLTCKIVTDQINDLGIQPTDKELALHRQIGSYNPQEIDTSIEYMKEVANWLTILRNANNKTGLYNHHDFNQVLADLQLFIFCHCLKQQEMELHRLELITS; encoded by the coding sequence ATGAATCAAAATCAGCTTATTCAACAAGAGTTAAATCCTCAAATTACAGTTGTCATGCCAGTGTATAATGGCGAGAAATATCTTGATACAGCAATAAAAAGTATTTTAAATCAAACGTTTACGAATTTTGAATTTGTCATTGTAGATGATGCTTCAACAGATAGCAGCGTAAGAATCATTAATTCCTATAAAGACAAACGCATCAAATTAATTCAAAACAATGTTAATTTGGGGATACCCACAACTAGAAATAAATGTTTGCAAGAATCATCAGGTGAATACATTGCTGTTTTAGATTGTGATGATTATGCTTATCCATCAAGATTAGCAGAACAATTTGAGTTTATGGAAAATAACCCAGATTTTGGTATGGTTGGATCTTGGGTTGAATTAATGGATGATCATGATAATTTGACGGGTGAAGTATGGAATGAGGAAGAACCCGATCAAAAAATTCCTTGTAGGCTGTTATTCCATAACTATTTTGCTCATTCAGCGGTTTTGATGAGAAGAAGTGCAATCAACGCAGTTGAGATAAATGGAGAGGTTTATAGAAAAGATTATCCAAATGCTCAAGACTATGATCTATGGGTAAGAATATCAAAAAAATTCAAAGTTTGGAATCTTCCCAAAGTTTTAATTAAATATCGTGTACATTCTCATTGTATAAGTCTAAAAGCCGCAAATTTAGTTGAAAAATTGACCTGTAAAATAGTTACTGATCAAATCAATGATTTAGGTATTCAACCCACGGATAAAGAATTAGCATTACATAGACAAATAGGATCTTATAATCCCCAGGAAATTGATACATCTATAGAGTACATGAAAGAAGTAGCAAATTGGTTGACAATACTCAGAAATGCTAATAATAAAACAGGTTTATACAATCATCATGATTTTAATCAAGTTCTAGCAGATTTACAGTTATTTATATTTTGTCATTGTCTTAAACAACAAGAAATGGAACTACACAGATTAGAATTGATTACCTCATAG
- a CDS encoding S66 peptidase family protein: protein MSNIQNLKSTLLPPPLKPGDLLRVIAPSGALREVEAFNQGVEIWKSHGYRIKISDNIDNRHGYLAGTDAHRRQQLATAWQDSECQGILCARGGFGSSRILEDWTWQENTITPKWLIGFSDITAMLWSLYNAGIASVHGPVMTTLANESEWSIKRLLDIVEGRPLAPLKGCGWGGGTVTGILLPGNLTVATHLLGTPILPDLDGVILAWEDVTETPYRIDRMLTQWRLSGALSKVRGIALGGFTKCEAPPHIPSFTIEEVLRDCLGDLGIPIVSNLPFGHDSPNAALPVGVKAILDAEQGILHFSP from the coding sequence ATGTCTAACATTCAAAATCTCAAATCTACCCTCCTACCCCCACCCCTCAAACCCGGTGATTTACTGCGCGTCATTGCCCCCAGTGGTGCATTACGAGAAGTTGAGGCTTTTAATCAAGGTGTGGAAATTTGGAAGTCGCACGGCTACCGCATCAAAATCAGCGATAACATAGATAATAGACATGGTTATCTAGCTGGTACAGATGCCCACCGTCGTCAGCAATTAGCCACAGCATGGCAAGATTCAGAATGCCAGGGTATTCTCTGCGCGAGAGGTGGTTTTGGTAGTAGCCGGATTTTAGAAGATTGGACTTGGCAAGAAAATACCATTACCCCTAAATGGTTAATCGGGTTTTCTGACATTACAGCCATGCTTTGGAGTCTCTATAACGCCGGGATTGCCAGTGTACATGGTCCCGTCATGACTACCCTAGCCAATGAGTCAGAATGGTCAATCAAGCGGTTATTGGACATAGTAGAAGGTCGTCCCCTCGCACCTTTAAAAGGTTGTGGTTGGGGTGGTGGTACAGTGACGGGAATCTTGCTTCCTGGTAATCTCACAGTAGCAACCCATCTTTTAGGAACACCGATTTTACCCGACCTCGATGGTGTAATATTAGCCTGGGAAGATGTGACAGAAACACCTTATCGCATTGATAGGATGTTGACACAGTGGCGTTTGAGCGGGGCTTTATCTAAAGTTCGTGGTATTGCTTTGGGAGGGTTTACCAAGTGTGAAGCCCCACCTCACATACCTAGTTTTACTATAGAGGAAGTTTTGCGCGATTGTTTGGGTGATTTGGGTATTCCCATAGTTTCCAATCTCCCCTTTGGTCATGATAGCCCCAATGCTGCTTTACCTGTGGGGGTAAAAGCAATATTAGATGCTGAACAAGGAATATTGCATTTTTCCCCATAG
- a CDS encoding DMT family transporter has protein sequence MQVQLSGSKNPLAYLLLIAPFFLWGTAMVAMKGVIPHTTPLFMAGVRLIPAGVLILMVAAFMGKPQPQSWLGWLWIIIFALVDGTLFQGFLAEGLVRTNAGLGSVMIDSQPLAVALLSLWLFQEHIGLWGWLGLGLGITGISLIGLPQEWIFHLFDSGITISIDNWQELFNRGELLMLLAALSMAVGTVMIRFVCRYVDPVTATGWHMIIGGLPLWGISSVLESQQWENLVLLDWLALSYATVFGSAIAYGLFFYFASSGNLTSLSSLTFLTPVFALIFGYIFLNEVLTTIQWFGVFLTLISIYLINQRENIGGNQKPTITEVRSQESGVRS, from the coding sequence ATGCAAGTGCAACTCAGTGGATCTAAAAATCCCCTCGCGTATCTACTATTAATTGCTCCTTTTTTCCTTTGGGGTACAGCAATGGTGGCAATGAAAGGCGTAATTCCTCACACCACACCCCTATTTATGGCTGGAGTCAGATTAATACCTGCGGGGGTGTTAATTCTCATGGTGGCTGCATTTATGGGTAAACCTCAACCTCAAAGTTGGTTAGGATGGTTGTGGATTATTATATTTGCTTTGGTTGATGGTACATTATTTCAAGGCTTTTTAGCCGAAGGTTTAGTCAGAACCAATGCTGGTTTAGGTTCGGTAATGATAGACTCCCAACCCCTAGCAGTCGCTTTACTTTCCCTGTGGTTATTTCAAGAACATATTGGATTATGGGGATGGTTGGGGTTAGGTTTGGGAATTACAGGAATTAGTCTGATTGGTTTACCCCAAGAGTGGATTTTTCATCTTTTTGACTCAGGAATCACCATTTCCATAGATAACTGGCAAGAGTTATTTAATCGCGGTGAGTTATTAATGTTACTCGCTGCTTTATCAATGGCTGTGGGAACAGTGATGATTCGCTTTGTGTGCCGATATGTAGATCCAGTAACAGCTACAGGATGGCACATGATTATCGGTGGCTTGCCTTTGTGGGGAATTTCTTCAGTATTAGAATCTCAACAGTGGGAAAATCTTGTCCTATTAGATTGGTTGGCATTAAGTTATGCTACTGTATTTGGCAGTGCGATCGCTTACGGATTATTTTTCTACTTTGCCTCTAGTGGTAATCTCACCAGTTTAAGTTCTCTGACTTTTCTCACACCCGTTTTTGCTTTAATATTTGGTTATATTTTTCTCAATGAAGTCCTGACTACTATTCAATGGTTTGGGGTTTTTCTGACCTTAATCAGTATTTATTTAATTAACCAACGGGAAAATATCGGCGGAAATCAGAAACCTACTATCACAGAAGTCAGGAGTCAGGAGTCAGGAGTCAGGAGTTAA
- a CDS encoding molybdenum cofactor biosynthesis protein MoaE, with amino-acid sequence MITTKPRVEDSFGMTLAPLSVEEIYSQADNPANGAVVVMSGMVRNQTDGKSVVALEYQAYEPMALQVFYQIADDIRDQWPDVSRVVIYHRIGRLSVGEISVVVAIGCPHRGEAFAACEYAINTLKHNAPIWKKEHYSLLGEDGSPIAESSWVSIKDCKH; translated from the coding sequence ATGATCACAACTAAACCCAGGGTTGAAGATAGTTTTGGGATGACATTAGCACCATTGTCTGTGGAAGAAATCTACAGTCAGGCAGATAATCCTGCTAATGGTGCGGTGGTAGTAATGAGTGGTATGGTTCGTAATCAAACTGATGGTAAGTCTGTGGTAGCTTTGGAATATCAAGCTTATGAACCAATGGCTTTGCAGGTATTTTATCAAATTGCTGATGATATTCGTGATCAATGGCCTGATGTGAGTCGGGTGGTGATATATCATCGCATTGGTAGATTGTCTGTGGGGGAAATTAGTGTGGTTGTGGCTATCGGTTGTCCTCATCGTGGTGAGGCTTTTGCCGCTTGTGAGTATGCTATTAATACATTAAAACACAATGCGCCGATTTGGAAAAAGGAACACTATAGCTTGCTGGGTGAAGATGGTTCTCCAATAGCAGAGTCTAGTTGGGTATCTATTAAAGATTGTAAACACTGA
- a CDS encoding YkvA family protein: MNFSIQSLYTWYRNTLRNPKYRWWIIIGTVAYLISPLDISPDFIPIIGQIDDVLLLSLFVSEVSSLVLDGWKAKKGTVENSTSNPANHAPAAGETVDVDSIPVK; this comes from the coding sequence ATGAACTTCTCAATTCAATCCCTGTACACATGGTATCGGAACACTCTACGCAATCCTAAATACCGTTGGTGGATAATTATCGGCACGGTAGCCTATTTAATTAGTCCTTTAGATATTTCTCCAGATTTTATTCCTATTATTGGCCAAATTGATGATGTTTTATTGTTAAGTTTATTCGTTTCCGAAGTTTCTTCCTTAGTTCTTGATGGTTGGAAGGCCAAAAAAGGAACTGTAGAAAATAGTACCAGCAATCCGGCTAATCATGCCCCTGCGGCTGGCGAAACTGTGGATGTTGATTCTATCCCCGTTAAGTAG
- a CDS encoding MotA/TolQ/ExbB proton channel family protein has product MDILDLFKKGGPSMWPLLVLSVLSVSVIFERLWFWLRILAQEKEIVNRVLDAAGEDWGIAEAIAEQAKNQPIGRFLYAPLSLQKSDPETFRLALESTAADEIAGMRRGEKLLEAVIALSPLLGLLGTVLGLIRSLGAIRIGDLGTESTAGVTTGIGESLISTAAGLIVAIASLVFYRLFQSFVVNQVKIFNKAGNEMELLYRQYPPEPKTINTERFSKRTSKNFDSSSQLESKTFIQEPENEPDDPIDNYSLNLGNSVIEPDHTVDHSNLKSGEKQEDES; this is encoded by the coding sequence GTGGATATTTTAGATTTATTCAAGAAAGGCGGGCCCTCCATGTGGCCTTTGCTAGTTTTATCAGTCCTATCAGTAAGTGTGATTTTTGAACGGCTGTGGTTCTGGTTACGGATTCTTGCTCAGGAAAAAGAAATAGTCAATCGGGTTCTGGATGCTGCTGGTGAGGATTGGGGCATCGCTGAAGCAATAGCTGAACAAGCCAAAAATCAGCCCATTGGCAGATTTTTATACGCACCTTTAAGCTTACAAAAAAGTGATCCAGAAACCTTTAGATTAGCCCTAGAATCCACCGCAGCGGACGAAATAGCCGGAATGCGCCGGGGTGAAAAACTTTTAGAAGCGGTGATTGCCCTTTCGCCACTGTTAGGATTATTGGGTACAGTTCTGGGTTTGATTCGTTCTTTAGGTGCAATTCGCATTGGTGATTTGGGAACTGAATCTACAGCCGGTGTCACCACGGGGATTGGGGAATCATTAATTAGTACAGCAGCGGGATTAATAGTAGCGATCGCCAGTTTAGTATTTTACCGCCTATTTCAGAGTTTTGTTGTTAACCAAGTTAAAATTTTCAACAAAGCTGGTAATGAAATGGAACTGCTTTACCGTCAATATCCTCCCGAACCTAAAACAATTAACACAGAAAGATTCTCAAAACGCACCTCTAAAAATTTCGATTCATCTTCTCAGTTAGAATCAAAAACATTTATCCAAGAACCGGAAAATGAGCCAGATGATCCAATTGATAATTACAGTTTAAATCTTGGAAATTCGGTAATTGAACCAGATCACACAGTTGATCATTCCAATTTGAAATCTGGAGAAAAACAAGAAGATGAAAGTTAA
- a CDS encoding ExbD/TolR family protein: protein MKVKLDTPSEDLQIQIIPLIDVVFCILTFFLLAALQFTRQQAINVDLPKASTGENSAANSQIKSKILPVTIDAIGLTYIEKEPVKQEELEARLKQYIQANPDGILVLNASRTATYNDVIQTLDVLRKVGGNRVSLGIIPGSSQPVTNSPNFPTPPINNNPTIPGINSPDNLRSLPPVNPNPLPTAGNGINPGTLPQAPVTPETNNASPQN from the coding sequence ATGAAAGTTAAGCTAGATACTCCCAGTGAAGACCTTCAGATTCAAATTATCCCCTTAATTGATGTTGTTTTTTGTATTCTGACATTCTTTCTCTTAGCAGCTTTACAATTTACTCGTCAACAAGCAATTAATGTTGACTTACCCAAAGCTAGTACAGGCGAAAATTCTGCGGCTAATTCCCAAATTAAAAGCAAAATATTACCTGTAACAATTGATGCTATTGGATTGACTTACATCGAAAAAGAACCTGTGAAACAGGAAGAATTAGAAGCACGTTTAAAACAATATATCCAAGCCAATCCAGATGGAATTTTAGTATTGAATGCGTCGCGGACAGCTACTTATAACGACGTGATTCAAACATTAGACGTGCTGAGAAAAGTAGGAGGGAATCGTGTATCTTTGGGAATTATTCCCGGTTCATCTCAACCAGTGACAAATTCACCCAATTTTCCCACTCCTCCCATAAATAATAATCCCACCATTCCAGGAATTAACTCACCTGACAATTTGAGGTCTTTACCACCGGTTAACCCAAATCCCCTTCCCACAGCCGGGAACGGAATTAATCCCGGTACTTTACCTCAAGCGCCTGTAACACCAGAAACAAATAATGCTTCTCCTCAAAATTAA